In one window of Astyanax mexicanus isolate ESR-SI-001 chromosome 18, AstMex3_surface, whole genome shotgun sequence DNA:
- the slc1a5 gene encoding neutral amino acid transporter B(0) → MADEQVSRGERKDSSGELHREEPALANGLTAHQKSAGESLAQRIKRIVLGNLLVILTVSAVITGVIIGLAVRTAELNQTQIIYFGFPGELLVRLLKMIIIPLVVCSLVSGAASIDPRALGKLGGWAMLFFLVTTLISSAIGVIMALIIRPGSSESGQSKIAAQGDDIPEAKEVVDSFLDLIRNIFPSNLVAAAFQSYATFYKTINATNITLEKVPSGKDVDGMNILGLIVFAMAFGVALRKLGEEGEILMKFFNSFNEATMVLVSWIMWYAPLGIMFLVAAKIVEMEDVGELFASLGKYIACCMIGHAVHGLLILPLIYFVITRKNPYTFLLGLITALATAFGTSSSSATLPLMMKCVEENNGVSKHISRFILPIGATVNMDGAACFQCVAAVFIAQLNQIPLNFVQIITILVTATASSVGAAGIPAGGVLTLAIILEAVGLPTHDISLILAVDWLVDRTCTVINVEGDAFGAGLLQHFVDRTSEKEGVELSEVRLGEEDVLSKPERSPLMERPLEVEVAGPRPSEKESIM, encoded by the exons ATGGCAGATGAGCAGGTATCTAGAGGGGAACGGAAGGATTCCAGCGGAGAGCTTCATCGTGAAGAACCGGCTCTGGCTAATGGACTGACCGCCCACCAGAAGAGCGCAGGGGAGAGTCTGGCGCAAAGGATAAAGAGGATAGTTCTGGGAAATCTGCTGGTGATCCTGACCGTCTCCGCGGTCATCACTGGCGTAATAATTGGACTCGCTGTGCGAACCGCAGAACTGAACCAGACCCAGATCATCTACTTTGGGTTCCCGGGGGAGCTGCTGGTTCGCCTGCTGAAGATGATCATCATCCCGCTGGTGGTGTGCAGCTTGGTGTCGGGGGCTGCCAGCATCGACCCCAGGGCACTGGGTAAACTAGGCGGCTGGGCGATGCTGTTCTTCTTGGTGACCACGCTGATCTCCTCTGCTATCGGGGTCATCATGGCCTTGATTATCCGGCCCGGATCTTCTGAAAGCGGCCAGTCTAAAATCGCCGCGCAGGGGGACGACATTCCGGAGGCCAAGGAGGTGGTGGACTCGTTTTTAGACCTGATAAG AAACATATTTCCCTCCAACTTAGTGGCTGCTGCATTTCAGTCT TATGCTACAttttataaaacaataaatgctACCAACATTACTTTGGAAAAG gTTCCGTCAGGCAAAGATGTGGATGGTATGAACATATTGGGCCTGATAGTGTTTGCCATGGCGTTTGGTGTGGCGTTAAGAAAGCTGGGGGAGGAAGGAGAGATTCTCATGAAGTTTTTTAACTCCTTTAATGAAGCCACCATGGTGCTTGTGTCTTGGATTATGTG GTATGCTCCACTGGGTATCATGTTTTTAGTGGCTGCAAAAATTGTTGAGATGGAAGATGTTGGGGAGCTGTTTGCTAGCCTGGGGAAGTATATTGCCTGCTGCATGATTGGCCATGCAGTGCATGGCTTACTTATTCTTCCACTCATCTACTTTGTAATCACTCGGAAGAACCCCTACACCTTCCTTTTGGGACTGATTACTGCTCTGGCCACAGCTTTTGGAACATCTTCCAg TTCTGCAACATTGCCTCTTATGATGAAGTGTGTGGAGGAGAACAACGGGGTATCCAAGCATATCAGTCGCTTTATCCTACCCATTGGTGCCACTGTCAACATGGATGGGGCTGCCTGTTTCCAGTGTGTGGCTGCTGTCTTTATTGCCCAGCTGAATCAAATTCCTCTTAACTTTGTACAGATCATCACCATACT AGTAACTGCCACAGCATCCAGTGTAGGAGCCGCAGGAATCCCTGCTGGAGGTGTTTTGACATTGGCCATCATCTTGGAGGCAGTCGGATTGCCCACCCATGACATCTCTCTCATTTTGGCAGTTGACTGGCTTGT GGATCGTACCTGCACAGTTATCAATGTGGAGGGTGATGCTTTTGGGGCGGGGCTGCTGCAGCATTTTGTGGACCGCACTAGTGAAAAGGAGGGAGTAGAGTTGAGCGAGGTGCGATTAGGTGAGGAAGATGTCCTGTCGAAGCCTGAGCGTTCTCCTCTGATGGAAAGACCCCTTGAAGTTGAAGTGGCTGGACCACGGCCCAGTGAAAAAGAGTCAATCATGTAG